A region of Ignatzschineria larvae DSM 13226 DNA encodes the following proteins:
- a CDS encoding TerC family protein translates to MEVFLGSLMDPSVWVSLVILLLLEVVLGIDNLIFIAILANKLPPHQRNRARVTGLSLALIMRIGLLSLMSWLITLKEPLFTDPIFGHPFSFRDIIMILGGFFLIQKATRELHERIEGEVELTSKSKSYAKFWPIVAQIIVLDAVFSFDAVITATSIAKHLWVMVLAVTLSMGMMMFAARALTIFVHRHPTVVVLCLSFLLMIGLTLVVEGFGFEIPKGYIYAAIGFSIFIEVINQLISQKQQTVYNQYSRRERTANMVLRMLGNQPDEASDDEEGEDKKEEQPVLFGEDERNMVSGVLTLGERTIRSIMTPRNDISWINIQDSKEKLLESMEQNPHNQFPICDGTLDNVKGVARSKDIVMDLIAFGAIQEKSIKPVIFSHRSTSVLKMMDIFRDSKAHLVVVTDDFGGVQGVITLLDVFEAIAGEFPDEDERLSVEKVSDDEWNIDAGCDLLLVEHTLNIRGLVDEDGDYSSLGGMMVDMFDSLPEKGDSLDIEGFRFTVIDVDDKRILMVNVKRIEADTDEIREEHHD, encoded by the coding sequence ATGGAAGTATTTTTGGGATCTTTAATGGATCCATCAGTTTGGGTATCATTGGTTATACTTTTACTGCTTGAAGTGGTTTTGGGGATTGATAACCTCATCTTCATTGCTATTTTAGCCAATAAACTTCCACCTCATCAACGAAATAGAGCCCGAGTTACAGGTCTCTCTCTTGCGCTCATCATGCGGATTGGCCTGCTATCGTTAATGTCATGGCTCATTACGCTTAAAGAACCTCTCTTTACTGATCCTATCTTCGGGCATCCATTCTCCTTCCGAGACATTATAATGATTCTCGGTGGATTTTTCTTGATTCAAAAAGCAACAAGAGAACTTCACGAACGGATTGAGGGAGAAGTAGAGCTTACCAGTAAATCAAAATCTTATGCGAAATTCTGGCCGATTGTGGCACAAATTATCGTACTTGATGCGGTCTTCTCATTTGATGCAGTCATTACCGCAACGAGTATTGCAAAGCACTTATGGGTCATGGTTCTTGCGGTGACACTTTCGATGGGAATGATGATGTTTGCAGCGCGAGCGCTTACGATCTTCGTTCATCGCCATCCAACGGTTGTAGTACTCTGTTTAAGCTTCCTTTTGATGATCGGTTTAACGCTAGTTGTCGAAGGCTTTGGCTTTGAAATTCCAAAAGGCTATATCTATGCAGCGATTGGTTTCTCAATATTTATTGAGGTTATTAATCAGTTGATTTCACAAAAACAGCAGACAGTTTATAATCAATATTCGCGAAGAGAGCGGACGGCGAATATGGTATTAAGAATGCTTGGCAATCAGCCTGATGAGGCATCTGATGATGAAGAAGGGGAAGATAAGAAAGAGGAGCAACCTGTGCTCTTTGGTGAAGATGAGCGCAATATGGTCAGCGGTGTTTTAACACTTGGAGAACGCACCATTCGTTCAATTATGACACCAAGAAATGATATCTCTTGGATCAACATTCAAGATTCTAAAGAGAAGCTGCTTGAAAGCATGGAGCAGAATCCCCATAATCAATTTCCGATATGTGATGGAACACTCGATAATGTCAAAGGCGTTGCCCGATCAAAAGATATCGTCATGGATCTCATCGCGTTTGGGGCGATTCAAGAGAAGAGTATTAAACCTGTCATATTCTCTCATCGCTCTACAAGCGTACTGAAAATGATGGATATCTTTCGTGATAGTAAAGCACATTTAGTGGTGGTAACCGATGACTTTGGCGGTGTTCAAGGGGTGATTACATTACTAGATGTCTTTGAGGCAATTGCCGGCGAATTCCCCGATGAAGATGAGAGACTTTCCGTAGAGAAGGTCTCGGATGATGAATGGAATATCGATGCAGGATGCGATCTGTTACTCGTGGAACATACTCTGAATATTCGCGGGCTAGTGGATGAAGATGGGGATTATAGTTCGCTCGGTGGCATGATGGTAGATATGTTTGATAGTCTACCGGAAAAAGGTGATTCCTTAGATATCGAAGGCTTCCGTTTTACAGTGATCGATGTGGATGATAAACGCATCTTAATGGTGAATGTAAAACGTATTGAAGCAGACACAGATGAAATAAGAGAGGAACATCATGATTAA
- a CDS encoding Hsp33 family molecular chaperone HslO, with the protein MINSKDKTVDHLDRFIFDQLPIRGERVLLEHTWREHLLRRNYPENVAKLLGELIATTALLGATIKIEGRLTVQIQGNGPVSLLVVQVNHLHGLRATAKIDGDVTGLEGLKDLCGEGHVVITIDANHFKQPYQGIISLSEGSIAKVIEHYFESSEQLPTRLFLATSDQAVAGLLIQRLPGEIHDEDLFNRAILLAETATPEELLTLSTNELLYRLYETDETLRARVFEPESFHFECNCSKERSLSMLYHLGATELHELLDEQDGTVYVDCEFCGKRYLFSEPDIDFDLCAPEEEKPLDA; encoded by the coding sequence ATGATTAATAGTAAAGATAAAACGGTAGATCATTTAGATCGATTTATTTTCGATCAGCTACCGATTCGTGGCGAGCGCGTGCTCTTAGAGCATACTTGGCGTGAGCATTTGTTGCGCCGGAATTACCCTGAAAATGTGGCTAAATTATTAGGGGAACTCATCGCCACAACAGCACTTTTAGGGGCAACGATCAAGATCGAAGGGCGCTTAACGGTTCAAATTCAAGGTAATGGCCCTGTGAGTTTGTTGGTGGTTCAGGTCAATCATCTCCATGGATTACGGGCAACTGCGAAAATAGATGGTGATGTAACAGGATTAGAGGGACTTAAAGATCTCTGTGGTGAGGGTCATGTGGTGATTACGATTGATGCGAATCACTTCAAACAACCTTATCAAGGCATTATTTCGCTCTCAGAAGGCTCAATTGCTAAAGTGATTGAGCATTATTTCGAAAGTTCGGAACAGTTACCCACGCGGTTATTCTTAGCGACATCAGATCAGGCAGTGGCCGGTTTATTGATTCAACGCTTGCCGGGAGAAATTCACGATGAAGATCTCTTTAATCGGGCAATTTTATTAGCAGAAACCGCAACGCCGGAAGAATTATTAACGCTTTCGACGAATGAACTACTATATCGTCTTTATGAGACTGATGAAACGTTAAGAGCGCGGGTATTTGAGCCAGAGAGTTTCCACTTTGAGTGTAACTGTTCTAAGGAGCGATCACTCTCAATGCTCTATCATTTGGGTGCTACAGAATTACATGAACTACTTGATGAGCAGGATGGTACGGTTTACGTGGATTGTGAATTCTGTGGTAAGCGTTATCTCTTCAGTGAACCGGATATCGATTTTGATCTCTGTGCGCCGGAAGAAGAGAAACCCTTAGATGCTTAA
- a CDS encoding IS5 family transposase: MSRTMLTDKLWLKLKPILLDLNIYDKPNLRNIVEGILFRMRTGVPWRDIPEQFGRPNTIFKTFSRWSKNNKLLKLFKKLSQDVDYEWLFIDATHIRAHQHSTGATADNPQAISKSVGGNSSKIHMIVDACGNPCEFIVTDGTTHDIKVAPELLSRVHLNTTDYVSADKGYDSESFREDIINQGAKAIIPKKRNTLTNNNHMDWHIYKTRHLVENAFARLKHFRSIATRYDKLKQHYENNVALACAYIWLKL, from the coding sequence ATGTCTCGAACCATGCTTACAGATAAACTATGGCTGAAACTGAAGCCTATTCTCCTAGATTTGAATATCTATGACAAACCAAATTTAAGAAATATCGTTGAGGGTATTCTATTTAGAATGAGAACAGGTGTTCCTTGGAGGGATATTCCTGAGCAATTTGGGCGACCTAATACTATTTTTAAAACTTTTAGTCGTTGGTCTAAAAATAACAAGCTCTTGAAATTATTTAAAAAACTATCACAAGATGTTGACTATGAATGGCTGTTTATAGATGCAACTCACATTAGAGCTCACCAGCATAGCACAGGAGCAACCGCAGATAATCCTCAAGCAATATCTAAAAGTGTTGGTGGAAATAGTTCAAAAATTCATATGATCGTAGATGCTTGCGGTAATCCCTGTGAATTTATCGTAACAGATGGAACGACCCACGATATCAAGGTCGCTCCAGAGCTACTTAGCAGGGTTCATTTAAATACGACAGATTACGTTAGTGCAGATAAAGGTTATGATTCTGAGAGTTTTAGAGAAGATATTATAAATCAAGGAGCTAAAGCTATTATTCCTAAAAAGAGGAATACTCTTACGAATAATAATCATATGGACTGGCATATTTATAAAACTCGGCATTTAGTGGAGAATGCATTTGCAAGGCTGAAACATTTTAGAAGTATAGCAACAAGATATGACAAGCTAAAACAACATTATGAAAACAACGTTGCTTTAGCTTGTGCCTATATTTGGCTGAAGTTATGA
- a CDS encoding UbiX family flavin prenyltransferase, whose translation MASVNIRAIPTAPYRERDRITVALSGASGAQYGLRLIEVLTQQGFPVNVLLTQAALMVLALEMDIHLGNQVKEQQRRLMEMFSLTNSELLTVYSEKDWCAPMASGSNCSGAMVICPCSMGMLAAVATGQSNNLMERSADVMIKERRPLLLVVRETPFNQIHLENMLKLSQLGVQIIPANPGFYHKPQTVDDMIDFMVARILDQLAIEHQLMTRWGNDA comes from the coding sequence ATGGCTAGTGTAAATATCAGAGCGATACCGACAGCACCCTATCGGGAGCGAGATCGTATTACGGTAGCATTGTCAGGAGCATCAGGTGCTCAATATGGCTTACGATTGATAGAGGTTCTAACACAGCAAGGTTTCCCTGTGAATGTGCTGTTGACGCAAGCGGCATTAATGGTACTTGCACTTGAGATGGATATTCATCTAGGTAATCAAGTGAAGGAGCAACAGCGTCGTTTGATGGAGATGTTTTCGTTGACAAATTCAGAGCTATTGACCGTTTATAGCGAGAAAGATTGGTGTGCGCCGATGGCATCAGGCTCTAATTGCTCGGGGGCGATGGTGATCTGTCCTTGCTCAATGGGAATGTTAGCGGCGGTAGCGACCGGGCAATCTAATAATCTTATGGAGCGCAGTGCGGATGTGATGATTAAAGAGCGCCGCCCCCTATTATTGGTGGTACGAGAAACGCCATTCAATCAAATTCATTTAGAAAATATGTTAAAGTTAAGTCAATTAGGCGTGCAGATTATTCCGGCTAATCCGGGGTTTTATCATAAACCTCAAACTGTAGATGATATGATTGATTTTATGGTAGCGCGGATTTTGGATCAGCTAGCGATTGAGCATCAATTAATGACTCGTTGGGGCAATGACGCTTAG
- a CDS encoding RDD family protein, translated as MQNQREERVYRVRFKGELLPGYSKESVILAVAKAYNQAPDDIARWFVPGGVNLREEATYQEALQLEGYFRQQGMVVHIESLLDADVSQVEDASLNAENRATSVNASANDQASSDTATSISKQSPEQSSEQSTTQEASANSHNQDENIDPNEKARRELEEMLKHNQSGEMTLEKLQQTLSQLNLALIPQELKDFRPASLLKRLGAFIIDFVILSFVFQIVVLNLLIMLGLVDGNIFERYLGLLNESNGSLETMLNNPDMIDALNQIVMSLAPWYVITYLAYFVLQERFYGATLGKKLFRIRIYSLVTGSVLRWNTVVLRTIFFFLGLQVLSYIPVIGIFLFAMTMFVALRDPLYRRSLYDRVTKTVVGSIENREIK; from the coding sequence ATGCAGAATCAAAGAGAAGAGAGAGTATATCGCGTCCGTTTTAAGGGCGAATTATTACCAGGCTATAGCAAAGAGAGTGTTATTCTTGCCGTTGCGAAAGCTTATAATCAAGCGCCGGATGATATCGCTCGTTGGTTTGTGCCAGGCGGCGTGAATCTACGAGAAGAGGCCACTTATCAAGAAGCCTTGCAATTAGAAGGTTATTTCCGGCAACAAGGAATGGTGGTTCATATTGAATCGCTTTTAGATGCTGATGTTTCTCAAGTAGAAGATGCCTCGCTCAATGCTGAGAATAGAGCGACAAGCGTTAACGCTTCTGCGAATGATCAAGCGAGTTCTGATACAGCGACATCGATATCAAAACAATCGCCGGAACAATCATCAGAACAATCAACCACTCAAGAAGCTTCAGCAAATTCTCACAATCAGGATGAAAATATAGATCCTAATGAGAAAGCACGCCGCGAGTTAGAAGAGATGCTCAAGCATAATCAATCGGGAGAGATGACGTTAGAAAAGCTACAGCAGACGTTATCACAACTGAATCTAGCCCTTATTCCTCAAGAATTAAAAGATTTTCGTCCGGCGAGCCTCTTAAAGCGTTTAGGCGCATTTATTATCGATTTTGTGATTCTATCCTTTGTGTTTCAGATTGTTGTTTTAAATCTGCTTATTATGCTTGGTCTTGTGGATGGCAATATTTTTGAACGCTATTTAGGGCTTTTGAATGAGAGCAATGGTTCATTAGAAACGATGCTCAATAATCCGGATATGATCGATGCATTGAATCAGATTGTGATGTCGCTTGCACCTTGGTATGTGATTACTTATTTAGCTTACTTTGTATTGCAAGAGCGTTTTTATGGCGCAACGCTTGGAAAGAAACTCTTTCGTATTCGTATTTATAGCTTAGTAACGGGTTCGGTACTTCGTTGGAATACAGTGGTGCTGAGAACTATCTTTTTCTTTTTGGGATTACAAGTGCTCTCTTATATTCCTGTGATTGGTATTTTTCTCTTTGCAATGACGATGTTTGTTGCGCTTCGTGATCCTCTCTATCGGCGTTCACTCTATGATCGCGTGACGAAAACGGTGGTGGGTTCCATTGAAAATAGAGAAATAAAATGA
- a CDS encoding cell division protein ZipA C-terminal FtsZ-binding domain-containing protein gives MTMLYILIILFLIVGVILWMRLERRNNTQEEVADKVEPDLNSMFADGVEANVQSGNADQQKEAVDQSTFSGLGEIQHEDLAYYPKEEKVTEERSIKNDNEPPKKLNSADLLKRPSKTAEPTIATSPMTEPRTTDSSIKEPTLTADNALDEETIEDILLDDNEQEEKGFWQKIGGFFRNKRPEIEVFSDDGNLMRPASVDTVALILSAAPEQPFTFKEVLSVAHELDLRVENGGFIQLLTTTHYGDEPMYSIAHLLGDGTFDENLVRHHLDDTTPGLIFFSKIPGPDPDISTIEQLLAGIHHFHSTLGGTILDAQQRPMSNDDLIALFHKINKIDSEEWERAYEAYEARKS, from the coding sequence ATGACGATGCTATATATATTAATCATACTTTTTTTGATCGTGGGCGTCATTCTCTGGATGCGTCTAGAGCGCCGAAATAACACTCAAGAAGAAGTTGCTGATAAGGTTGAACCTGATCTGAATAGTATGTTTGCTGACGGTGTTGAAGCAAACGTTCAATCGGGCAATGCGGATCAGCAGAAAGAGGCGGTAGATCAATCAACATTTTCTGGATTAGGCGAAATTCAGCACGAGGATCTTGCCTATTATCCTAAAGAAGAGAAAGTGACGGAAGAACGATCAATCAAAAATGATAATGAACCGCCGAAAAAATTGAATTCGGCAGATCTTCTCAAAAGACCCTCTAAAACTGCGGAACCAACGATAGCAACGTCCCCTATGACAGAGCCTAGAACCACAGACAGTAGCATCAAAGAACCGACTTTAACGGCTGATAATGCACTTGATGAAGAGACAATCGAGGATATTTTACTCGATGACAATGAGCAAGAAGAGAAAGGTTTTTGGCAAAAGATTGGCGGTTTCTTCCGTAATAAACGACCTGAAATCGAAGTCTTTAGTGATGATGGTAATTTGATGCGTCCCGCTTCTGTGGATACGGTGGCATTGATTTTAAGCGCCGCGCCTGAACAACCTTTTACTTTTAAAGAGGTGCTCTCTGTCGCGCACGAATTAGATCTTCGAGTAGAAAATGGTGGATTTATTCAGCTCTTAACAACGACGCATTATGGTGATGAGCCGATGTATAGCATTGCTCATCTATTAGGCGATGGTACCTTTGATGAGAATTTAGTGCGTCATCATCTAGATGATACAACGCCGGGCTTGATCTTCTTCTCAAAAATCCCAGGGCCTGATCCCGATATCAGTACCATTGAACAGTTACTCGCCGGCATTCACCATTTCCATTCAACATTGGGTGGAACGATCTTAGATGCACAGCAACGCCCAATGAGTAATGATGATCTCATTGCGCTCTTTCATAAAATCAACAAGATTGATAGTGAAGAGTGGGAGCGTGCTTATGAGGCCTATGAGGCGCGTAAGAGTTAA